A genomic region of Palaemon carinicauda isolate YSFRI2023 chromosome 11, ASM3689809v2, whole genome shotgun sequence contains the following coding sequences:
- the LOC137650299 gene encoding putative leucine-rich repeat-containing protein DDB_G0290503: MKRIKMQVTVVALCGLLQVTSAFYLTGHALLRAKRSAPNCSKETVENLAKSATETCTQVEAVDKYTANVQSKVALPVPTFTDRHGFKEILNQYNTDLGLAKEHCQPWRNGDNVVGSLKETVVAAQGFESKFNEELVKNQARIKNLLENHEDIATVESKIASLQKEIDEAKEAAKFTNVSSVTAHLESVISSKEEEINTTTTEHNIVQGRRELAELINYLEFVKTGAGEVHTKASTSNTKLGRFRENIIKDSTAFKRHRTNAQDGISKLQQEKQNNNNEITSNTQSISDLRAKITEENNQIASLNAQIASANREIREIEDRINSNLSKTKKRRRFGSIFRFVPIVGWTIGNKFYKDAKEREERLRNEKRNFVNENARAVQNLRDHIAVRTQDIASHETRIAALQAKSQELEQELTHFGQLDGNLQSLEGEVDAILPSLANAVAETGKMRSTFEAIQLSLGNTIEKAKEAKTEAEIQNMSYFIYNEIDDLKCTWENAKDKIVPVGQCN, encoded by the exons ATG AAAAGAATTAAAATGCAAGTTACCGTCGTCGCTCTCTGTGGCCTGCTGCAAGTGACGTCAGCTTTCT atctcaCAGGTCATGCCTTATTACGGGCAAAGCGATCAGCACCCAACTGTAGCAAGGAAACTGTGGAGAACCTGGCCAAAAGTGCAACGGAGACTTGCACTCAAGTTGAAGCCGTTGACAAATACACAGCAAATGTTCAGTCGAAAGTAGCACTGCCGGTCCCTACCTTCACTGATCGACATGGATTCAAAGAGATTCTCAATCAATACAATACTGATCTGGGGTTGGCGAAAGAGCATTGCCAGCCTTGGAGGAATGGTGACAATGTGGTGGGCTCGTTGAAAGAAACTGTTGTAGCTGCGCAGGGATTCGAGTCTAAGTTTAATGAAGAACTTGTCAAAAATCAAGCTAGAATTAAGAATTTGCTGGAAAATCACGAGGACATTGCAACAGTTGAATCAAAGATTGCTTCATTGCAAAAGGAAATAGACGAGGCTAAGGAAGCTGCCAAATTCACAAATGTTTCATCAGTGACTGCCCATTTAGAGAGTGTCATTTCAagcaaagaagaagaaatcaacaCAACAACGACAGAGCATAATATTGTCCAAGGAAGACGGGAATTAGCAGAACTGATTAATTACTTGGAATTTGTGAAAACAGGAGCAGGTGAAGTCCACACTAAAGCTAGTACGTCAAATACCAAACTTGGTCGTTTTAGAGAAAATATCATAAAAGACTCCACCGCCTTTAAAAGACATCGCACCAACGCACAGGACGGCATTTCTAAGCtgcaacaagaaaaacaaaataacaataatgaaatcaCTAGCAATACTCAGAGTATCAGTGACCTAAGAGCAAAGATCACCGAAGAGAACAATCAGATTGCTTCCCTTAACGCTCAGATTGCTAGTGCTAACCGGGAGATCAGGGAAATCGAGGACCGCATCAACAGCAACCTAAGTAAAACTAAGAAGAGGAGGCGGTTCGGTAGCATTTTCCGCTTCGTCCCGATCGTTGGATGGACCATCGGTAATAAGTTCTACAAGGATGCTAAAGAAAGAGAAGAACGCCTGAGAAACGAGAAGAGGAATTTCGTGAATGAGAATGCCCGTGCTGTCCAGAACCTTCGAGATCACATAGCGGTTCGAACTCAGGACATTGCCAGCCACGAGACGCGGATCGCGGCTCTACAAGCCAAGTCTCAGGAGCTAGAGCAAGAACTTACCCACTTCGGTCAACTTGACGGCAACCTTCAAAGTCTCGAGGGTGAGGTCGATGCCATTCTTCCGTCACTCGCCAATGCCGTCGCGGAAACAGGGAAAATGAGGAGCACATTTGAAGCCATCCAGCTAAGTCTAGGGAACACAATCGAGAAGGCGAAAGAAGCCAAGACAGAGGCTGAAATTCAGAATATGAGCTATTTCATCTATAATGAAATTGATGACTTGAAATGTACGTGGGAGAATGCTAAAGATAAAATTGTCCCCGTCGGTCAATgcaattaa